The stretch of DNA TAGGGGAGGGTCGGCGGCATCCGGCGCACCCACGCTAATTTGGCTGGTCGATTTCGCATCGTCGGTACACAGCCCGCATACTACCGGATACGTCCTCACCCTCCCCTAGCCCCTCCCTAAAAAGGAGGGGAACATGGGCGCCGCCTATGGCGTCGAGGGTTCGCTGACTTCGGCCGCTTTCTGTTGCGGTTCAACTGCCGCCTTCTCAGCCGGCTGCGGGCCGCGCCACACCGCCCCCAACCACTGCGAGAAGACGATCCCCGCCGCGATGGCGACCATCGTTAGCACCGGCCATTTAACCCGCTGAAGACGCGGCGACAACTCTTCGTTCTTCGTTTCCATATCATCCCAGCCGCTTGCGGCTTAGCGGCGGCTCCGACCCGCGCCCCATTACAACTTAGGCCAAGCCCCCGTGATCGCCAGCGTCATCCCCGCCGTCTGCAAGTTCACGAACAGCGTCGAGCCGTCGGGGCTGAACGTCACGCCGGCGAACTCACCCTTCACATGGTTGTGCGCCAGCGTATAGCACTCGCCGGCCGGCGTCACGCCGACCAGCCGCACGACGTCCTCTTGCCGATCCTCGCAAACCACCAGATCGCCCCACGGCGCCGCCGTAAGGTTGTCGGCGTTTTGGATCAGCCGTGAATCGTTCGGTTCGAGGAACAACTCGAGCACGCCCGGCTCGGTCTTCTCGCCCGACTGCCCTTCAACCGAACTCGGCGTGTACTTCCAGATCTGTCCGATCCGCTTCACGCCGCCGGAGGTACAGGCGAAGTAGATCGACCCACTCGTGTCGTCGCCGACGTGCCACATCCCCTCGCCGCGCGCGAACCGCGCGGCGCCCTTCGCGAACGCCCGCTTCCGCAAGTCGTCGTCGGGCGCTTCGGGGTGATCGAGATCGACCCACTCGACCTCGAAACGATCCCCCACCGAAACGTCGTGCGACTCCCAGTTGCGAGTGTCGAGCGCCTGGTTGCCGCGGACCTTGAGCGCTTGCAGCTTGCCGCCGGCAACGAGCTTCCCGGGCTGGCCGTCTTTGCCGGGCTGGTCGGGCAAGAACCGATAGACGCCGCTTTCGTCGATGTCTTCGGTCTCATAAACAGCGCCCGAGCGCGGATCGACCGCGATCGCCTCGTGCCGCATCCGGCCCATCGCCACCAGCGGAATTGGGTCGGCAAGCTTCGCGTCGGCCGTTGCCGGGACTTCGAAGCAGTAGCCGTGCTCCTTCGCAACCGTGAAGGTGTCCTCCGTGTCGAGCAAGAAGCCGGGCTTATCGACGGTCTCTTCGCACGTGACCCAACTCCCCCACGGCGTTGGCCCGCCCGCGCAGTTGCGCTCGGTGCCGGCGAGGCTCTGGAACTGCCGCACCACGCGCTGGTTCTTTGTGTCGTAGACGACGGTCGAGGTTCCCCCGACGCCCGGCGTGCGCCCCGCGCCGTCGTCGTAGAAGCGGCTCAGCAGGCTCTTGTCGAGGCGTTCGTAGTTCGCGCCGAACGGCCCGTCGTCGCCGGGCTTCGTCTCGTGGTTGCGAACGAGGATCGTCAGACCCTCCGGCCCGGCGAACGTCGCCATGCCATCCGGCGCGCCGGACACCAACAGCCCGTCGTCCATCACGTCCCCCGTGCGGCTGACGACGC from Botrimarina mediterranea encodes:
- a CDS encoding alkaline phosphatase PhoX, translated to MPRAVMPASRREFLRSSAAFAAGFAGLRMAIHPSLARAAATRGAVGFGDLVADPKGLLDLPAGFSYRVVSRTGDVMDDGLLVSGAPDGMATFAGPEGLTILVRNHETKPGDDGPFGANYERLDKSLLSRFYDDGAGRTPGVGGTSTVVYDTKNQRVVRQFQSLAGTERNCAGGPTPWGSWVTCEETVDKPGFLLDTEDTFTVAKEHGYCFEVPATADAKLADPIPLVAMGRMRHEAIAVDPRSGAVYETEDIDESGVYRFLPDQPGKDGQPGKLVAGGKLQALKVRGNQALDTRNWESHDVSVGDRFEVEWVDLDHPEAPDDDLRKRAFAKGAARFARGEGMWHVGDDTSGSIYFACTSGGVKRIGQIWKYTPSSVEGQSGEKTEPGVLELFLEPNDSRLIQNADNLTAAPWGDLVVCEDRQEDVVRLVGVTPAGECYTLAHNHVKGEFAGVTFSPDGSTLFVNLQTAGMTLAITGAWPKL